One window from the genome of Vibrio vulnificus NBRC 15645 = ATCC 27562 encodes:
- the lptE gene encoding LPS assembly lipoprotein LptE, translated as MRFTSVFKFSSILVLSAMLSACGFHLRGEYSVPEELSTLSFTSYDDYSPLTRSVKAQLILNKVNLVAPAETVPNLYLIGENISERTLSLYQNSRAAEKELTYVVSYRVTVPDLGTQSFQTTVNRNYLDNPLTALAKSVEREVIEDEMRNQAASQMMRQLGRLRAEYEEQTVNSSNQ; from the coding sequence ATGCGTTTTACGTCCGTGTTTAAATTCTCATCCATTTTGGTTCTATCAGCCATGTTGTCTGCATGTGGTTTTCATTTACGTGGTGAGTACTCCGTTCCTGAAGAGCTAAGCACACTCTCGTTTACCAGCTACGATGATTACAGCCCGCTCACTCGTTCAGTGAAAGCGCAATTGATTCTGAATAAAGTCAATCTCGTCGCTCCCGCTGAAACAGTTCCAAACCTATATTTGATTGGCGAGAACATCTCAGAGCGCACTTTATCGCTTTACCAAAACAGCCGTGCCGCTGAAAAAGAGCTGACTTACGTCGTGAGCTACCGAGTTACCGTGCCCGATCTCGGCACTCAAAGCTTCCAAACCACCGTCAATCGCAACTACCTCGATAACCCGCTGACAGCGCTGGCAAAATCGGTGGAACGTGAAGTTATCGAGGATGAAATGCGCAACCAAGCGGCCAGTCAAATGATGCGTCAACTAGGTCGCCTTCGAGCGGAGTACGAGGAACAAACCGTCAACTCAAGTAATCAGTAA